ACCTCTATCCCTCGCCGCTACACTATAAAACGATACCCACGATCTGCTATGACGAGCGTATAACAGTGCTGTTCTCCACGGATACCTTCCTTAACGGATATGCAAAAGCTGCGTCTGACAACTATGACTTTGCTACTATACGCCTGCTCGTGCAGGGTGGAGAAAAACTTCGTGCCTCCACGCAGGACGTCTGGTTCAAGCGTTTTGGCATAAGGATAACTGAAGGCTATGGTGTTACAGAGGCATCTCCTGTAGTGGCCAACAATTATTACGCGCACTACAAAAGCGGAACAGTGGGATTGATATGTTCCGGTATTGAGTACAGGACAGAACCGGTCGATGGTGTCCATACGGGCGGAAGGCTATGGATAAAGGGCGACAATGTAATGATGGGATATCTGCGCGTTACTGACCCAGGTGTGATCGAACCGCCGGCAGATGGCTGGTACGATACAGGAGACATTGTAAGCATTGATGATGAAGGTTTTATGACTATACTCGGACGTGCAAAGAGGTTCGCCAAGATAGGCGGAGAGATGATCTCACTTGCTGCGGTCGAAGATCTGCTCGGCGAGTGCTGGCCTGAAGAAAAACACGCCGTGGTCATGCTGGACGGCGGACCAAGGGGAGAGACGCTGACTCTTGTAACGACAAGAAGAGACCTTAAACGCGACGCAATGCACCAGCGGCTTTCTGAACTTGGAGTCGCAGAAATTGCTATACCAAAGAGGATCTTGGTTATGGAGGATATGCCGCTTCTCTCGACAGGAAAAATCGACTATGTCCTGCTTGAAGAAGTCCTTAAGACGCGCGGGGAGGATGCGTAACATATTTGTGAAATATGACCTGCCGTCCGGTTTTATATCGACAAACCCCGGATAGTTAAAAAAGCATGCATATCTCTACTGTTTCCATGCAAGTGTGTCTATACGGAGGAGCTGGAAGTTCAGAAGAGTTTCGGTCTGGGGAGGTTTCCCATCCGCCAGGCTGTTGAATTCAGTCAGCATCCTGGCGTAGGCAAAGCGTTTCATAGGTGTGAACTCCCCCTGCATCCCGGCCCTCAAAAGTACAGAGAGCTGTTTATATACGTCAGGCACAGGAACAAAGGCAGGACCTTCCGGTGTCATCCTTATAGTGTAGACGAAAGAATAGCTGTCTCTGCCGCTGAACTGTCCAGCCTTGTTATACGTCGGTGTCGCGGGTGAGATATATACGGCTGTTCCCTTAGGCACTATGAGCTTGGCGGGTACGGCGTCCCATCTCGTATATTCGTATGGTGATACAGCGATGAAGGCTTTTGGCGACCATGTTGTCATGCCTATCCACAAATGTACTCCGTTGCCTTCAAAATTAGTGAACGATGCGCGCCAGAGCAGGTCATCCTTCGTGTCCTGATCCACGCGTGAAAGGAAGGAACTGTCGGAGATAAAGGAGAGGCCTTCCAGCTGCTCTATCTGACGTACGCCTGCTGGAGTTCGCAGCCACGCAGAGGCAACAGTCCCGCCTCTCTGCTCAAGCACCAGTATCACGGGGAAATCCGCAACCCGCAGAGTCGTCAGATTAGAACTGCCTTCCGGAAGCTCATTGCCCTGCAGTATGTATATCAGGACTGCGAGCAGCAGAAAAAAACAAGGCAGAAATGCGATCCGGAGATTTTTCGGTGATTGCGGCCAAATTCTCCATTTGGCCTTTGAACAGAGTCCTGTGATTTTTCTGGGGATAAACTCTTTTGCATTTATCATATTTGTATTATCCATTCCATTTTTTCTTCCTGCAGGGAGTCCAGCAACTCCCTGACGGTTTTTTTCAGAACTGGATGTACTGCCCCGGGCGCGATCTCAGCAAGGGGAACGAGAACAAAAGCCCTTTCCTGAAACAGCGGATGGGGCACCTTCAACGATGGAATGTCAATAATCTCGTCTTCTAAAAGTATTATGTCTATGTCGATCTCACGAGGTCCCCAGTGTCCCGATAAGCTTCTTCCCAGGGATTTCTCTATTGCTTTGATAACGGTGAGTATCTGTACTGCTTCCAGTTCTGTCTTGGCTGTAAGGCACATATTGAGAAAACGAGGCTGATCTGTCATGCCCCATGGAGCTGTCTCCCAGACGCGGCTTTTTGCCGATATGAGGAACCCGGAACCGCTCAGCGCACCGATCGCCTGTTCCAGCATCAGGAGCCTGTTCCCCATGTTTGAGCCGAGTGCCAGTACGACTGTCCTGCTAGGCATATTTTGCTCCTTTTATTGCCTCTGTCATCATAACCGCTTTTCTGTTCTGTGCGACATCATGCACGCGGATCATATCCACGCCCTGCCATGCGCAGAGCGTGGAAACAGCAATTGTGCCTTCAAGGCGTTCTTCGGGATATTCCGACTCAGTCGCACGTCCTATAGTCCCTTTCCTGGAGACACCGATCAGCAGCGGTAGCCCGAGGGTTTCGAAAGCCTCGAGATGCCGTAAAATAAAAAGATTCTGGTCATAGGTTTTTGCAAAACCAATGCCGGGATCTATTATGATGCGTGATCTGTCTAACCCGAAAGATCCCGCTGCGTCGATCCCCTTTTCGAAGAATTGCGTGAGTTCGAGAAGGATATTATCGTAACCGCACATTGACTGCATTGTTTCAGGTGTGCCGCGCATGTGCATCAGCACCAGCATTGCTCCGAAATCAGATGCTGCTTTTGCTATTTCAGGTTCATAGGTAAGTCCGGAGACGTCGTTGATTATATCTGCACCGGCCTCCAGAGCAGATCGTGCAACAGAGGCACGGGTAGTGTCTATGGAAAGGGGGATGGATGGCAGCAATTTGCGGATCTCTTTTACTGCGGCAACTATTCTTTCTTTTTCAATGTCCTCCGGTACGCGGGCTGATCCCGGACGTGTAGATTCTGCGCCGAGGTCAAGGATGTCCGCGCCCTCTTCCGCAAGCTGAAGGGCCCTTTTGACAGTCTCTTCCAAGCTGCCGCCTGTGCGGCTTTTGCGGTAGAAGGAATCATCCGTCAAATTTATTATTCCCATTATGAGAGTGCGTGCCCCGATTTTGAGGACGGCGCCTGATGGAAGGACTGTCGTTTTTCTCCTTCTGCTAAGCGCCGCAATTGCCCTGCGGATCTCTTTAGAAATATCAGGGAGTCCCCACCATGCCATAGTTTCAAGTTTGTCCGCAAGCAGCTCAAGCTGTTTTCTTGTGCCAAAGAGTATTACGTCGCTATGCGCCACGCCACAGTCTATCACATGCGCATTCACGGCGGCGTCTCCGCCCCGGGACAGTATCTCCTGCTTTATGACATTGGCAGCGCGAACGTCGGCGTTGGAGACGAAAAGGATCCTTATCTCCCTGCGGTTGCTGAAGAACGGAAGGCTGCGCATGTCTGCCCCGATCGCCCTTAGTGCGTCCGCAAGCTCCGATGTCTCAATGAATTTCATATTATATACAGTCATTGAGATCTAGCCCTTATTCGAATTCCTGAACAAGGGGGATGCCCTTCAGGTGTTCCGTGAAGTTGAGCCCCATGAGACAGAAGCCGCGGGTATCATCGTGAGTCAGCAGGCTGTATGACGCGTTGTCCATGTGGAGGCGCCAGAAACGGGGTTTTGCTATTCCAAGCGCCCCAGCGAGCGCAAGTTTAAGTACCCCCCTGTGTGCGACGATCGCAAGGGTATGTCCTTTACGTTCTTTTATGATCGATTCAAGCCCCTTCAGGGAGCGGTCCATAACCTGGTCAAGCGTCTCTGCGCCCTCGACCCTCAAATCTTCAGGCATGGTTACCCATGTGTTCCAAAGCTCAGGTGTTTCAACTGCAAGCTCTGCCTTAAGACGCCCTTCCCATGGTCCCAGCCTTATATTGCAGAAGGCATCAATTATCCCAACTCCAAGCCCGAGCGCATCGCCCAGTATTTGAGCTGTTTTGGTTGCACGACTCAGGGGGCTGGAATATATGAACTCTATATGCTTGTCTTTCATAGCTTCGGCAAGAGCATATGCCTGAGTCAGTCCATTTTCATTGAGAGGGAAATCAAGACATCCGCGGATCCTGTTTTCCTTGTTCCCGGCACATTCGCCGTGGCGTATGAGGTAAATTGTCGTTTTAGTATTCAATATTTACACCCCTGTTGTCTGTTTTGCCTGCTGACGGAGGCATTGTAAAATGGATCTCAGCAACGATCTTTCTGATATTTTCAGCTGCATTTATATATCTGTTTTCCACCGCAGCGAATATTGCAGGATCGGTCCCTGCATCCATGGGAACTTAAATATGCATTGCTGTCCGGAGTCTTATTGTAAAGGCGGCAGACAGCCACAAATATTGATCCGGCATTATATATGGATGTCTGATCGTTGTTTGTAACGGGTAATTTTTATCCATTGGCTCATTATACCCTATTGTCCGGTTTATCCCATCCGTTATGTACCCGACAAATCCGTAAAAAACACGATATAAATTGTCTGACCTGTCTTGACATTTGTGCGGGGGGCTGTTATTCTAATCCCGTTGGAAACTGTTTAGCACTCATAGTTACAGAGTGCTAATAATGATGGAGGGGGTGCGGCCGGTGCTTACGGAAAGACAGTTGGAGGTTGTTCTCTCCGTTGTGTACGAATATATACGCAGCGGCGAGAGCGTAGGGTCGCGGACAGTGTCGCGGCGTTATCTGACAGGTCGCAGTTCTGCAACCATCCGCAATGAGATGTCCGATCTTGAAGAGATGGGCTTCCTTAAACAGACGCACACTTCGTCAGGCCGTGTTCCTACTACGCAGGGATACAGGCTTTATGTTGATTACGTCCTCCAGCGTGTCGATCCAAAAAGGCACAGCAGGGAATGGATAAGGAAGCTCGCAGAACATCATAGGGGGCTGGAAGGGGCGCTTGAGTCAGCCACGGAAATTTTAAGCCGCGTAACCAATTATGTCGGTGTTGCAGCATTGACGTCTCTTGACGCTGTTAAACTTCAACGTGTAGACTTTGTGCGGATCGCGGAACGCAATGTGCTGTTGTTGGTTGTGCTTCAGGGTGGACTGGTACATCAGAAGATAATAACTCTCCCGTGGGATATGTCGCAGGATTGTCTTGACGATCTTTCGCGCAGGATAAATTTCTTTGCGGGATGCAGCTGGACTGAAATAAAGAAAGAGCTTCAGACTTATATCCTGCAGGAACTTAGGGAGTATCAGTCGGCATGTACAAGGGCGCTGAAGGAGCTGGAAGATATAATGCTCTCGCCAACGATGAAAGTTTACACAGGTTCGATGAGCCACATGCTGAACTTTCCTGATTTCCAGGATCTTGGCAGGATACAGGCTCTCTATTCCTTCCTTGAACAGGAGGAAAGCATTTCTGAGCTTATAAACAGATGCTCCAATGAGGGGCTTAACATCTTAATAGGCGAGGAGAATGAATCCCCTGCAATGAAAAAGGCCTCGCTTGTCGCGGCCTCTACCGTTTTTAACGGCCAGCGTGCGACGATAGGCATCATAGGTCCGGAGCGCATGGATTATGAAAGGGTAATAACGACTATAGACCGGGTGCTCCAGACGTTGGAGCCCGAGTCTGACGGGGAGGTAAAAGAATAGATGTGCAATGAGAATAATGAGAATAAGGATACGGTCTGTGATAACAATGCAAATAGCCTTATAGACGGTATAGACGGTGAAGAAAAGGACTGGAAGAAGCTGTACGAAGAAGCACAGGCTGAACGGGAAGCGTTGTTTGCCGAAGCTGAAAAGGCAAAGGAAGAGATAAAGGGTCTTACTGACGAAGCGGCCAGAGCCAGAGCCGACTATTATAATTTGAGAACACGTGTCGAGCGCGACATGGAACGGGATCGTAAACTGGCCGCAGAAAGAGCTTTAAGTAAACTCCTTCCGGTTTTTGAGAACCTGGAGAGGGTTTGTGGCGCCATCGAAGACAAAGAGGGTAACCTTTATAAGGGAATAACGATGGTCATCAAGCAGTTCTGGAATGCGATGGAGAGTCTGGGGCTTGAACAGGTCTCCACGGAAGGACAGTTTGACCCGTCATTGCATGAGGCCGTCTCTATGGAGCCGGTCGATGACGAAGCTAAGGACGGCCACATTATCGATGTGCCGAGAAAAGGCTATAAACTTGCCGGCAGGGTAATCAGAGTCCCCCAGGTGAGAGTGGGTAAATATACTAAAAAATAATTTGGGCAGATCCGCGTGCCTCATGCGGCAAAAGCAGGTAAAATACAGATCAAGTCAAATAAACAGGAATAAATATATTCTGTCGCCTGCTGCAAATGGTACAAAACAAGGCAACCACATAAATAAATATATAAAACTAAACATCCAAAAAGGTGGAATGAACTATGGAAAAAATTATTGGAATTGATCTGGGTACCACAAACAGTTGTGTGGCAGTAAAAGAAGGGGACAGCGTAACAGTTATCCCGAACTCCGAAGGAGGAAGGACTACCCCATCTGTTGTCGCCTTCACCAAGGATGGCGAAAAGCTGGTCGGCCAGCTTGCAAAGCGACAGGCAATAGTCAACCCGGATCGTACTGTGATCTCAATCAAGCGCAAGATGGGCAGCGACTACAAGGTGAATATCGACGGACAGCAGTACACACCGCAGCAGATTTCCTCAATGATCCTTCAGAAGCTCAAAAGGGACGCCGAGGCATATCTCGGCACTACGGTCACCAAGGCTGTCATTACATGTCCTGCATACTTCACCGATGCACAACGCCAGGCTACTAAAGATGCAGGGACAATTGCAGGGCTTGAAGTCCTGCGTATAATCAATGAACCTACGGCAGCTTGTCTTGCATACGGGATCGACAAAGAGGGAGAACATAAAATAATGGTTTTTGACCTTGGCGGCGGGACTTTTGATGTCTCGATCCTCGACGTAGGCGACGGTGTTTTCGAAGTCCTCTCTACTTCAGGTGACAACAAACTTGGCGGGGATGACTGGGACGCCAGAGTTGTCGACTGGGTTGCAGACGAGTTTAAAAAGAGTGACGGCGTGGATCTCCGCAAGGACAAGATGGCAGCGCAGCGCCTGCGTGAAGCGGCGGAAAAAGCTAAGATAGAGCTTTCATCAATGCCGGAAACATCGATCTCCCTGCCGTTTATCACTGCTGACCAGAACGGTCCGAAGCATCTTGAAATGACGCTTACAAGGGCAAAGTTTGAGGAACTGACGAGGGATCTTCTTGACAGGACTGTTCAGCCGGTGCGCACGGCGCTGAAAGATGCAGGATTGCAGGCGTCGGAAATAGGCAAGATACTGCTCGTTGGTGGTTCAACGCGTATGCCGATGGTGCAGCGCAAGGTCAGGGAACTCCTCGGCAAAGAGCCGACTAAGGGCGTCAACCCGGACGAATGTGTCGCTATCGGAGCAGCTATCCAGGGAGCTATCCTTTCAGGGGAACACAAGGGCATTGTGCTTGTTGACGTTACGCCTCTCTCTCTGGGACTTGAGACACTTGG
The DNA window shown above is from Synergistaceae bacterium and carries:
- the folK gene encoding 2-amino-4-hydroxy-6-hydroxymethyldihydropteridine diphosphokinase: MPSRTVVLALGSNMGNRLLMLEQAIGALSGSGFLISAKSRVWETAPWGMTDQPRFLNMCLTAKTELEAVQILTVIKAIEKSLGRSLSGHWGPREIDIDIILLEDEIIDIPSLKVPHPLFQERAFVLVPLAEIAPGAVHPVLKKTVRELLDSLQEEKMEWIIQI
- a CDS encoding nucleotide exchange factor GrpE, with translation MCNENNENKDTVCDNNANSLIDGIDGEEKDWKKLYEEAQAEREALFAEAEKAKEEIKGLTDEAARARADYYNLRTRVERDMERDRKLAAERALSKLLPVFENLERVCGAIEDKEGNLYKGITMVIKQFWNAMESLGLEQVSTEGQFDPSLHEAVSMEPVDDEAKDGHIIDVPRKGYKLAGRVIRVPQVRVGKYTKK
- the hrcA gene encoding heat-inducible transcriptional repressor HrcA, producing the protein MLTERQLEVVLSVVYEYIRSGESVGSRTVSRRYLTGRSSATIRNEMSDLEEMGFLKQTHTSSGRVPTTQGYRLYVDYVLQRVDPKRHSREWIRKLAEHHRGLEGALESATEILSRVTNYVGVAALTSLDAVKLQRVDFVRIAERNVLLLVVLQGGLVHQKIITLPWDMSQDCLDDLSRRINFFAGCSWTEIKKELQTYILQELREYQSACTRALKELEDIMLSPTMKVYTGSMSHMLNFPDFQDLGRIQALYSFLEQEESISELINRCSNEGLNILIGEENESPAMKKASLVAASTVFNGQRATIGIIGPERMDYERVITTIDRVLQTLEPESDGEVKE
- a CDS encoding histidine phosphatase family protein — protein: MNTKTTIYLIRHGECAGNKENRIRGCLDFPLNENGLTQAYALAEAMKDKHIEFIYSSPLSRATKTAQILGDALGLGVGIIDAFCNIRLGPWEGRLKAELAVETPELWNTWVTMPEDLRVEGAETLDQVMDRSLKGLESIIKERKGHTLAIVAHRGVLKLALAGALGIAKPRFWRLHMDNASYSLLTHDDTRGFCLMGLNFTEHLKGIPLVQEFE
- the dnaK gene encoding molecular chaperone DnaK, yielding MEKIIGIDLGTTNSCVAVKEGDSVTVIPNSEGGRTTPSVVAFTKDGEKLVGQLAKRQAIVNPDRTVISIKRKMGSDYKVNIDGQQYTPQQISSMILQKLKRDAEAYLGTTVTKAVITCPAYFTDAQRQATKDAGTIAGLEVLRIINEPTAACLAYGIDKEGEHKIMVFDLGGGTFDVSILDVGDGVFEVLSTSGDNKLGGDDWDARVVDWVADEFKKSDGVDLRKDKMAAQRLREAAEKAKIELSSMPETSISLPFITADQNGPKHLEMTLTRAKFEELTRDLLDRTVQPVRTALKDAGLQASEIGKILLVGGSTRMPMVQRKVRELLGKEPTKGVNPDECVAIGAAIQGAILSGEHKGIVLVDVTPLSLGLETLGGVFTKIIEKNSAIPVSKSQVFTTAADNQPQVEIHVLQGERAMASDNISLGRFFLDGIAPAPRGIPQIEVTFDIDANGIVNVTAKDKATGKAQNITIQSSRLSDKEIEKMRHDAEMNEEEDKKKRILIEARNEGDSAAYNAEKALKDLGQEATPEEKAAVEEKIKALRDLLTGEDSEAIKAAVDALMTAMHPITQKAYAKSTAQGGTQEGNAAPQDAPDETTVDAEFREEDNK
- the folP gene encoding dihydropteroate synthase, whose product is MTVYNMKFIETSELADALRAIGADMRSLPFFSNRREIRILFVSNADVRAANVIKQEILSRGGDAAVNAHVIDCGVAHSDVILFGTRKQLELLADKLETMAWWGLPDISKEIRRAIAALSRRRKTTVLPSGAVLKIGARTLIMGIINLTDDSFYRKSRTGGSLEETVKRALQLAEEGADILDLGAESTRPGSARVPEDIEKERIVAAVKEIRKLLPSIPLSIDTTRASVARSALEAGADIINDVSGLTYEPEIAKAASDFGAMLVLMHMRGTPETMQSMCGYDNILLELTQFFEKGIDAAGSFGLDRSRIIIDPGIGFAKTYDQNLFILRHLEAFETLGLPLLIGVSRKGTIGRATESEYPEERLEGTIAVSTLCAWQGVDMIRVHDVAQNRKAVMMTEAIKGAKYA